A region of Streptomyces sp. R44 DNA encodes the following proteins:
- a CDS encoding arylsulfatase, whose amino-acid sequence MSTAPRRDPYEGFGGRVGRTFAESEPAWPTRTTPPAKAPNIVVVLVDDMGFSDIGPFGSEIPTPVLDGLADGGVRLGNYHTMPLCSPARAALLTGLNPHRVGYGMVANFDPGFPGYGMEVAEDIPTLAELLHDAGYATYAVGKWHLVRDSASNAADHRGNWPLQKGFDQYYGVLEGLTSLFHPHQLVRDNSPLDIDEFPDDYYYTDDITDQAISMVKSLRAHDPDKPFFLYLAHNAVHGPLQAKAEDIARHRGRYDEGWDALRERRFAAQIAAGLFPPGTELPARNSEAGLDVPAWDSLTEDQQRLYARYMEVYAALVDNIDQNLGRLTDTLAALGELDNTIVVFTSDNGGTGEGGIEGTRSYFSRFVHHPHLPGDWNPDVDRDHDLIGGPRSLVHYPRGWGMASNTPFRLYKGDTYAGGVRVPFVLSWPAGVRDGRLTGGHRPQYQYVTDIAPTLLELAGLTRPETRRGTPLQELDGTSFAPVLADPAHDSTHPEQYCEMSGNRSHYRDGHKLVTLHEPGAPYDDSEWALYDIRTDPTEIHDLAAQNPGLVKELSAAWEEAAWRNGVFPLPDHTGALARRNPAEERLTRPLTLLPGTPELERYRSSRLVSLRSFEIAVAVEETGDGVLVSHGDQGGGYSLYVENGRLTFAYNEYGDLHETDAGPLAPGPHAILLTATAEEGLRWRFTVTVDGEHRATPDSVHQLIGMAPFQGISVGIDRKSPVSWPLYERHRSFRYTGRLHSVTYRPGAPGPDAPETVAAALKEAAAAFE is encoded by the coding sequence ATGAGCACCGCCCCCCGACGCGACCCCTACGAGGGCTTCGGCGGCCGTGTCGGCCGCACGTTCGCCGAGTCCGAGCCCGCCTGGCCGACCCGTACCACCCCGCCCGCGAAAGCCCCCAACATCGTCGTCGTCCTCGTCGACGACATGGGCTTCAGCGACATCGGCCCCTTCGGCTCCGAGATCCCCACCCCGGTCCTCGACGGCCTTGCCGACGGGGGAGTGCGGCTCGGCAACTACCACACCATGCCGCTCTGCTCACCGGCCCGCGCCGCCCTGCTCACCGGCCTCAACCCGCACCGCGTCGGCTACGGCATGGTCGCCAACTTCGACCCCGGCTTCCCCGGCTACGGCATGGAGGTCGCCGAGGACATCCCCACCCTCGCCGAACTCCTCCACGACGCCGGCTACGCCACCTACGCCGTCGGCAAGTGGCACCTCGTCCGCGACTCCGCCTCCAACGCCGCCGACCACCGGGGCAACTGGCCCCTGCAGAAGGGCTTCGACCAGTACTACGGCGTCCTGGAGGGCCTCACCAGCCTCTTCCACCCGCACCAGCTCGTCCGGGACAACAGCCCCCTCGACATCGACGAGTTCCCCGACGACTACTACTACACCGACGACATCACCGACCAGGCGATCTCCATGGTGAAGTCGCTGCGCGCCCACGACCCCGACAAGCCCTTCTTCCTGTACCTCGCGCACAACGCCGTCCACGGCCCCCTCCAGGCCAAGGCCGAGGACATCGCCCGCCACCGCGGCCGCTACGACGAGGGCTGGGACGCCCTGCGCGAGCGGCGCTTCGCCGCACAGATCGCCGCCGGACTCTTCCCGCCCGGCACCGAACTCCCCGCCCGCAACAGCGAGGCCGGACTCGACGTCCCCGCCTGGGACTCCCTGACGGAGGATCAGCAGCGGCTCTACGCCCGCTACATGGAGGTGTACGCCGCCCTCGTCGACAACATCGACCAGAACCTCGGCCGGCTCACCGACACCCTCGCCGCACTCGGCGAACTCGACAACACCATCGTCGTCTTCACCTCCGACAACGGCGGCACGGGCGAGGGCGGCATCGAAGGAACACGCTCCTACTTCAGCCGCTTCGTCCACCACCCGCACCTGCCCGGCGACTGGAACCCGGACGTCGACCGCGACCACGACCTCATCGGCGGCCCCCGCAGCCTCGTCCACTACCCCCGGGGCTGGGGCATGGCCTCCAACACCCCCTTCCGCCTCTACAAGGGCGACACCTACGCGGGCGGCGTCCGCGTCCCCTTCGTCCTCTCCTGGCCCGCGGGCGTCAGGGACGGCCGGCTCACCGGCGGACACCGGCCCCAGTACCAGTACGTCACCGACATCGCCCCGACCCTCCTCGAACTCGCCGGCCTCACCCGCCCCGAGACCCGCCGGGGCACACCGCTCCAGGAGCTGGACGGCACGAGCTTCGCACCCGTCCTCGCGGACCCCGCCCACGACTCCACCCACCCCGAGCAGTACTGCGAGATGTCCGGCAACCGCAGCCACTACCGCGACGGCCACAAACTCGTGACCCTCCACGAGCCGGGGGCGCCCTACGACGACTCCGAATGGGCCCTGTACGACATCCGGACCGACCCCACCGAGATCCACGACCTCGCCGCGCAGAACCCCGGACTCGTCAAGGAACTCTCGGCCGCCTGGGAGGAGGCCGCCTGGCGCAACGGCGTCTTCCCGCTCCCCGACCACACCGGCGCCCTCGCCCGCCGCAACCCCGCCGAGGAGCGCCTGACCCGCCCCCTCACCCTGCTCCCCGGCACCCCGGAACTGGAGCGCTACCGCTCCTCACGGCTCGTCTCCCTGCGCTCCTTCGAGATCGCCGTGGCCGTCGAGGAGACCGGCGACGGCGTCCTCGTCTCGCACGGCGACCAGGGCGGCGGCTACAGCCTGTACGTCGAGAACGGCCGGCTGACCTTCGCGTACAACGAGTACGGCGACCTCCACGAGACCGACGCGGGCCCGCTCGCCCCCGGCCCCCACGCGATCCTGCTCACGGCCACCGCCGAGGAGGGCCTCCGCTGGCGCTTCACCGTCACCGTCGACGGAGAACACCGCGCCACGCCGGACAGCGTCCACCAGCTCATCGGCATGGCACCCTTCCAGGGCATCAGCGTCGGCATCGACCGCAAGTCCCCGGTCTCCTGGCCCCTCTACGAACGCCATCGCTCCTTCCGCTACACGGGCCGCCTCCACTCGGTCACCTACCGTCCGGGCGCCCCGGGCCCCGACGCCCCGGAAACGGTGGCGGCGGCCCTGAAGGAGGCGGCAGCGGCCTTCGAGTGA
- a CDS encoding ABC transporter substrate-binding protein, with amino-acid sequence MTELYPSTPTALSRRTTLRAAGGGTLLLGLGLAGCRSAVSEAEAPAGQAAAAPKRGGTLTVAINSDFTPSLLFAQSGQSLQQRLVYNTLTRYDDRLKPQPELATSWEYAKDGRSLTLKLRTGVTYHDGRPFTADDVIFAVKNLQNPLRASQLRATAAAVAGFEKRGDHELVLKLAHPVNNLFDLFEFMILTDRNSVEDAVTGKKLNGTGPFKLTRWSPGAGLAFTRNEKYWQPDRPYLDAVEFRVVPQADALLSSLRTGQSQLSFDVPGNNLATVTATPELTLSEYATGAGALYLGVNTTVAPLNDKTVRQALAQGVDRERILKQVLGGHGLASATPWPKSSPAFSEAGRTHYTYNPGKARELLKSAGHSRLDLPLLHLGLPGDTAVAEAIQYDLKQIGVQVTLQPTDPATAQKKLISQSMPALWTMGHGFAQVQPSTLAVSAYPFNEAKNTSRFRSAAYTEVVREAWTTPETDARANALRRQITDTLLDEAFIIDLVIRGSVQVSAKKLHGVTLNKFSYLNLDDAYLAG; translated from the coding sequence ATGACCGAGCTGTACCCCTCCACGCCCACCGCCCTCTCCCGGCGCACCACCCTGCGCGCCGCGGGTGGCGGCACCCTGCTGCTCGGTCTCGGCCTCGCGGGGTGCCGCTCCGCCGTCTCCGAGGCCGAGGCGCCGGCCGGCCAGGCGGCCGCGGCACCGAAGCGCGGCGGCACCCTCACGGTCGCCATCAACTCGGACTTCACGCCGAGCCTGCTGTTCGCCCAGAGCGGCCAGTCGCTCCAGCAGCGGCTCGTCTACAACACGCTCACCCGGTACGACGACCGGTTGAAGCCGCAGCCCGAACTCGCCACCTCCTGGGAGTACGCGAAGGACGGCCGCTCCCTCACCCTCAAGCTGCGCACCGGAGTGACCTACCACGACGGGCGTCCCTTCACCGCCGACGACGTGATCTTCGCGGTGAAGAACCTTCAGAACCCGCTCCGCGCCTCCCAGTTGAGAGCGACGGCCGCCGCCGTCGCCGGCTTCGAGAAGCGCGGCGACCACGAGCTCGTACTCAAGCTCGCGCATCCGGTGAACAACCTGTTCGACCTCTTCGAGTTCATGATCCTCACCGACCGGAACAGCGTCGAGGACGCCGTGACGGGCAAGAAGCTCAACGGCACCGGCCCCTTCAAGCTCACCAGGTGGAGCCCCGGCGCCGGCCTCGCCTTCACCCGCAACGAGAAGTACTGGCAGCCCGACCGCCCCTACCTGGACGCCGTCGAGTTCCGCGTCGTGCCGCAGGCCGACGCCCTGCTCTCCTCCCTGCGCACCGGCCAGTCCCAGCTCTCCTTCGACGTCCCCGGCAACAACCTCGCCACCGTCACCGCCACCCCCGAACTCACCCTCAGCGAGTACGCCACCGGCGCCGGAGCCCTGTACCTCGGCGTCAACACCACGGTCGCCCCCCTGAACGACAAGACCGTCCGGCAGGCCCTCGCCCAGGGCGTCGACCGCGAGCGCATCCTCAAGCAGGTCCTCGGCGGCCACGGCCTCGCGTCCGCCACCCCCTGGCCCAAGTCCTCACCCGCCTTCAGCGAGGCAGGCCGCACCCACTACACGTACAACCCCGGCAAGGCCCGCGAACTCCTCAAGTCCGCCGGCCACTCCCGGCTCGACCTCCCGCTGCTCCACCTCGGCCTGCCCGGCGACACCGCCGTCGCCGAAGCGATCCAGTACGACCTCAAGCAGATCGGCGTCCAGGTCACCCTCCAGCCCACCGACCCGGCCACCGCCCAGAAGAAGCTCATCTCCCAGTCCATGCCCGCCCTCTGGACCATGGGCCACGGCTTCGCCCAGGTGCAGCCCTCCACCCTCGCCGTCAGCGCCTACCCCTTCAACGAGGCCAAGAACACCTCCAGGTTCCGCTCCGCCGCCTACACCGAGGTCGTCCGCGAGGCCTGGACCACCCCCGAGACCGACGCCCGCGCCAACGCGCTGCGCCGGCAGATCACCGACACCCTCCTCGACGAGGCGTTCATCATCGACCTCGTCATCCGCGGCTCCGTCCAGGTCTCCGCGAAGAAGCTGCACGGCGTCACCCTCAACAAGTTCTCCTACCTCAACCTCGACGACGCCTACCTGGCGGGCTGA
- a CDS encoding ABC transporter ATP-binding protein: protein MTTPPLLEVQGLDVEFTTPDGGTLHAVRDVSFTLRRGETLAVVGESGSGKSTTALALLRMLPGTGRITGGAVRLDGEDLATAGEDRLRAVRGARIGMVFQDPMTALNPVLTVGRHLDEVLRAHGGRDKPARRARAVELLRLVGIPDPERRLDDHPHQFSGGQRQRVLIAMALAGEPDVLLADEPTTALDATVQDQILTLLGELTRTTGTALVLITHNMGVVARACERVLVMYGGTVVEDGPTADVLTRPRHPYTAGLLAAVPRLSAPSGTRLTGIPGTPPDLSLPLAGCAFAARCALAEDRCHTAVPQLTAVTGTVRVACLPVVERAAHADDAEPLLPPAPPPARIDRPAPGAVVLAAESLSKTYGSRRRRFAALDDVSLTLAAGETLGIVGESGSGKSTLARVLAHAHPADGGRVLLDGQDVTRPRRAELHAVRRRVQMVFQDPYASLNPRMTVGEIVAEPLRAFRIGAPGERADRVAELLRLVGLDPAAADRHPRSFSGGQRQRIGIARALAPEPAVLICDEPVSALDVSVQAQIVGLLTDLQRDLGLALVFIAHDLAVVRQVSHRIAVMHGGRIVETGDADELCERPRDPYTRALLAAAPEPVPVRGPVRVVAEAVPA from the coding sequence ATGACCACCCCGCCCCTCCTCGAAGTCCAGGGCCTCGACGTGGAGTTCACCACCCCGGACGGCGGCACCCTGCACGCCGTCCGGGACGTCTCCTTCACGCTCCGGCGCGGCGAGACCCTCGCCGTCGTCGGGGAGTCCGGCTCCGGGAAGTCCACCACCGCGCTCGCCCTGCTGCGGATGCTCCCCGGCACCGGCCGGATCACCGGCGGCGCCGTACGCCTCGACGGCGAGGACCTCGCCACGGCCGGCGAGGACCGGCTGCGGGCCGTCCGCGGCGCCCGGATCGGCATGGTGTTCCAGGACCCGATGACCGCCCTCAACCCCGTCCTCACCGTCGGCCGCCACCTCGACGAGGTGCTCCGCGCCCACGGCGGCCGCGACAAGCCGGCCCGTCGGGCCCGCGCCGTCGAACTCCTGCGCCTCGTCGGCATCCCCGACCCCGAGCGCCGCCTCGACGACCATCCGCACCAGTTCTCCGGCGGCCAGCGCCAGCGCGTCCTCATCGCCATGGCCCTCGCCGGCGAACCCGACGTCCTCCTCGCCGACGAACCCACCACCGCCCTCGACGCCACCGTCCAGGACCAGATCCTCACCCTCCTCGGCGAACTCACCCGCACCACCGGCACCGCGCTCGTCCTCATCACCCACAACATGGGCGTCGTCGCCCGCGCCTGCGAACGCGTCCTCGTCATGTACGGCGGCACCGTCGTCGAGGACGGCCCCACCGCCGACGTCCTCACCCGACCGCGCCACCCCTACACCGCCGGCCTCCTCGCCGCCGTGCCCCGCCTCTCCGCACCCTCCGGCACCCGCCTCACCGGCATCCCCGGCACCCCGCCGGACCTGAGCCTCCCGCTCGCCGGCTGCGCCTTCGCCGCCCGCTGCGCCCTCGCCGAGGACCGCTGCCACACGGCCGTGCCCCAGCTCACCGCGGTCACCGGCACCGTACGCGTCGCCTGCCTGCCCGTCGTCGAGCGGGCCGCACACGCCGACGACGCCGAACCGCTGCTCCCGCCGGCCCCGCCGCCCGCCCGGATCGACCGCCCCGCGCCCGGCGCCGTCGTCCTCGCCGCCGAGTCGCTGAGCAAGACGTACGGCAGCCGCCGGCGCCGCTTCGCCGCCCTCGACGACGTCTCGCTCACCCTCGCGGCGGGGGAGACCCTCGGCATCGTCGGCGAGTCCGGCTCCGGCAAGTCCACCCTCGCCCGGGTCCTCGCCCACGCCCATCCCGCCGACGGCGGCCGCGTCCTCCTCGACGGCCAGGACGTCACCCGCCCCCGCCGCGCCGAGCTGCACGCCGTACGCCGCCGCGTCCAGATGGTCTTCCAGGACCCCTACGCCTCCCTCAACCCCCGCATGACCGTCGGCGAGATCGTCGCGGAACCGCTGCGCGCCTTCCGCATCGGCGCCCCCGGGGAGCGGGCCGACCGCGTCGCGGAGCTCCTCCGCCTCGTCGGCCTCGACCCGGCCGCCGCCGACCGGCACCCGCGCTCCTTCTCCGGCGGCCAGCGCCAGCGCATCGGCATCGCCCGCGCCCTCGCCCCCGAACCGGCCGTCCTCATCTGCGACGAACCCGTCTCGGCCCTCGACGTCTCCGTCCAGGCCCAGATCGTCGGCCTGCTCACCGACCTCCAGCGCGACCTGGGCCTCGCCCTCGTCTTCATCGCCCACGACCTGGCCGTCGTCCGCCAGGTCAGCCATCGCATCGCCGTCATGCACGGAGGCAGGATCGTGGAGACCGGAGACGCCGACGAGCTGTGCGAGCGCCCCCGCGACCCGTACACCCGGGCACTGCTCGCCGCCGCGCCCGAACCCGTACCCGTACGTGGACCCGTACGCGTCGTGGCCGAGGCGGTGCCCGCATGA
- a CDS encoding ABC transporter permease has protein sequence MRGYLLRRLPSALLVLLIASVLAFAVLRLVPGDPAAVLAGPDASPEAEAAIRARLGLDAPLPTQYARWLGDLLTGDLGPSYAIGGQTADLIGDGLGATVELTLGALLFVVVLGAAFGILGATSRNRWVLGTVRILTTGALAVPPFVTGVLLVLLFSVLLGVLPPGGRVPLLTAPDLGVQYLLLPSLCLALPSAAVLGRYLKDGIERALAEDYVRTATAAGIAPRRLLWRHALPNALPPVVTLLGMQTGNLLGGAVLVEAIFAWPGLGQLAEQALIRRDYPVVQDLLLLLVTAFVLVQLLTDLVHARLDPRIRWE, from the coding sequence GTGCGCGGCTACCTCCTGCGGAGGCTCCCCTCCGCCCTCCTCGTCCTCCTCATCGCCTCCGTCCTCGCCTTCGCCGTCCTCCGGCTCGTCCCCGGCGATCCCGCCGCCGTCCTCGCCGGACCCGACGCGAGCCCCGAGGCCGAGGCCGCGATCCGGGCCCGCCTCGGCCTCGACGCGCCGCTGCCCACCCAGTACGCACGGTGGCTCGGCGACCTCCTCACCGGCGACCTCGGACCCTCCTACGCGATCGGCGGACAGACCGCCGACCTCATCGGCGACGGACTGGGCGCCACCGTCGAACTCACCCTCGGGGCCCTGCTGTTCGTCGTCGTCCTCGGCGCCGCCTTCGGCATCCTCGGCGCGACCTCCCGCAACCGCTGGGTCCTCGGCACCGTACGGATCCTCACCACCGGCGCCCTCGCCGTCCCGCCCTTCGTCACCGGCGTCCTCCTCGTCCTCCTCTTCTCCGTACTCCTCGGCGTGCTGCCCCCGGGCGGCCGCGTCCCCCTCCTCACCGCACCCGACCTCGGCGTCCAGTACCTGCTGCTGCCCTCCCTCTGCCTCGCCCTGCCCAGTGCCGCCGTCCTCGGCCGCTACCTCAAGGACGGCATCGAACGCGCCCTCGCCGAGGACTACGTGCGCACCGCCACCGCCGCCGGCATCGCCCCCCGACGGCTGCTGTGGCGGCACGCCCTGCCCAACGCCCTCCCGCCCGTCGTCACCCTCCTCGGCATGCAGACCGGCAACCTCCTCGGCGGCGCCGTGCTGGTCGAGGCGATCTTCGCCTGGCCCGGCCTCGGACAGCTCGCCGAACAGGCCCTGATCCGCCGCGACTACCCCGTCGTCCAGGACCTCCTGCTCCTCCTCGTCACCGCCTTCGTCCTCGTCCAGCTGCTCACCGACCTCGTCCACGCCCGGCTCGACCCCCGGATCAGGTGGGAGTGA
- a CDS encoding formylglycine-generating enzyme family protein translates to MSACCTPGRGCTGHRPAASGLLPLPTVRKAPPAHPLVELPGGTFRMGDSFGEGYPADREGPVREVTVAPFAIDATAVTNARYAAFVEATGYRTDAERFGSSFVFHLLLHPAAERHVLGRVPQAPWWLGVSGAAWHSPEGPGSGVEDRADHPVVHISHDDALAYCAWAGVRLPTEAEWEYAARGGLDGARYPWGDDFTPDGREMCNTWIGTFPHISERPGGRVGTVPVTAYEPNGYGLHNTSGNVWEWCADPWDEEGRERVIRGGSHLCHVSYCNRYRVAARSHNTPDSSTGHGGFRVARSLALPEGPVPA, encoded by the coding sequence ATGAGCGCCTGCTGCACCCCCGGACGCGGCTGCACCGGACACCGGCCCGCGGCCTCCGGACTCCTTCCGCTGCCCACCGTACGGAAGGCCCCGCCCGCGCATCCCCTGGTGGAGCTGCCCGGTGGCACCTTCCGCATGGGCGACTCCTTCGGCGAGGGCTATCCCGCCGACCGCGAGGGACCCGTACGGGAGGTCACCGTCGCCCCCTTCGCGATCGACGCCACCGCCGTCACCAACGCCCGCTACGCCGCGTTCGTCGAGGCCACCGGGTACCGCACCGACGCCGAACGCTTCGGCTCCTCCTTCGTCTTCCACCTCCTGCTCCACCCGGCCGCCGAGCGCCATGTCCTCGGCCGGGTCCCGCAGGCACCCTGGTGGCTCGGCGTCTCCGGGGCCGCCTGGCACAGCCCGGAGGGCCCCGGCTCCGGCGTCGAAGACCGCGCCGACCACCCCGTCGTCCACATCTCCCACGACGACGCCCTCGCCTACTGCGCCTGGGCCGGAGTCCGGCTGCCCACCGAGGCCGAGTGGGAGTACGCGGCCCGCGGCGGCCTCGACGGCGCCCGCTACCCCTGGGGCGACGACTTCACCCCGGACGGCCGCGAGATGTGCAACACCTGGATCGGCACCTTCCCGCACATCTCGGAACGCCCCGGCGGCCGGGTCGGCACCGTCCCCGTCACGGCGTACGAACCCAACGGGTACGGCCTCCACAACACCTCCGGCAACGTCTGGGAGTGGTGCGCCGACCCCTGGGACGAGGAGGGCCGCGAACGCGTCATCCGCGGCGGCTCCCACCTCTGCCACGTCTCCTACTGCAACCGCTACCGGGTCGCCGCCCGCTCCCACAACACGCCCGACTCCTCGACCGGCCACGGCGGCTTCCGCGTCGCCCGCTCGCTCGCCCTTCCGGAAGGACCCGTCCCCGCATGA
- a CDS encoding ABC transporter permease produces MTTTTLLKTATPRARRPRHPYLAALATARGRTGLALVGVVVLAGLLAPLLTGHGPTDQSALALAGPGTPGHPLGTDDLGRDLLARLLYGIRADLGIIAAAVPLGAALGCLFALAAAAHPVLDTVVQRTFDLILAFPGLILALAVTAILGPGRLPVILVIALAEIPVFGRLLRTGILVQRGREYVTAARVGGTSGGRILTRHILPNAADPLVVQIAVSLTVAVFIEGAMSFLGVGVRPPEPTLGAVLSQSMPYLAQAPHFAAGPLVTVTALVLGLSLTAEALNREIRR; encoded by the coding sequence ATGACCACGACCACGCTCCTCAAGACCGCGACGCCCCGTGCGCGACGACCCCGCCACCCCTACCTCGCCGCCCTCGCCACCGCCCGCGGCCGCACCGGCCTCGCCCTCGTCGGCGTCGTCGTCCTCGCCGGACTCCTCGCCCCGCTCCTCACCGGACACGGCCCCACCGACCAGAGCGCCCTGGCGCTCGCCGGGCCCGGCACCCCCGGGCACCCGCTCGGCACCGACGACCTCGGCCGCGACCTCCTCGCCCGCCTCCTGTACGGCATCCGCGCGGACCTCGGCATCATCGCCGCCGCCGTCCCCCTCGGGGCCGCACTCGGCTGCCTCTTTGCCCTCGCCGCGGCCGCGCACCCGGTCCTCGACACCGTCGTCCAGCGGACCTTCGACCTGATCCTCGCCTTCCCCGGACTGATCCTCGCGCTCGCCGTGACCGCGATCCTCGGCCCCGGCCGGCTGCCCGTGATCCTCGTCATCGCCCTCGCCGAGATCCCCGTCTTCGGACGGCTCCTGCGCACCGGCATCCTCGTCCAGCGCGGCCGGGAGTACGTGACGGCGGCCCGCGTCGGCGGCACCTCGGGGGGCAGGATCCTCACCCGGCACATCCTGCCCAACGCCGCCGACCCGCTCGTCGTCCAGATCGCCGTCTCCCTCACCGTCGCCGTCTTCATCGAAGGCGCCATGAGCTTCCTCGGCGTCGGCGTCCGGCCCCCCGAGCCCACCCTCGGAGCCGTCCTCAGCCAGTCCATGCCCTACCTCGCCCAGGCACCGCACTTCGCCGCAGGACCGCTCGTGACCGTGACCGCGCTCGTCCTCGGCCTCTCCCTGACCGCCGAGGCGCTGAACCGGGAGATACGCCGATGA
- a CDS encoding putative leader peptide: MRLISRRHVDLCRQASAVCAVRA, encoded by the coding sequence ATGCGTCTCATCTCCCGCAGGCACGTCGACCTCTGTCGACAGGCCAGCGCGGTCTGTGCCGTTCGCGCCTGA
- a CDS encoding ROK family protein, which produces MTTTTPHGSRMAGDGRREANAATVLRTVLDHGPVARSAVARLSGLSPAAVSRQATDLTRLGLLRELPELAGGGGVGRPQIPVDLHIGATGGPVAGGVHLGVPGSTFALVDLRGQVVARRTYPHGGIAPDALPGAIARELRGFLDAHARGRPLLGVGAAVGGWVDPAEGVVVRHDALGWQRRPLAAELARGLGGRTVRLDNHARSIAQSEILFGRPAARRSLVHLFVGNVVDAAVGLAGVVHQGPGAAAGDVAHLPVPDSTAPCPCGRSGCLEATASNTALAATAVRRGIVPEPDTSLVVDAAAAGDRRADRLLRERARAVGRAVALLLDVLNPDLVVVTEQSSVLEPDYLEEIRGAAIDLSHVCDDPERIVSPHAGPATLPVAAGTVLLNPLFRRPFETIGELLSASGAR; this is translated from the coding sequence ATGACGACGACCACCCCGCACGGCTCCCGCATGGCGGGCGACGGCCGGCGCGAGGCCAACGCCGCCACCGTGCTGAGGACCGTCCTCGACCACGGCCCGGTCGCCCGCAGCGCCGTCGCACGGCTCTCCGGCCTCAGCCCCGCCGCCGTCTCGCGCCAGGCCACCGACCTGACCCGGCTCGGGCTCCTGCGCGAGCTGCCCGAACTCGCCGGAGGCGGGGGAGTGGGACGGCCCCAGATCCCCGTCGACCTGCACATCGGCGCCACCGGCGGACCCGTCGCGGGCGGTGTCCACCTGGGCGTCCCCGGCTCGACGTTCGCCCTCGTCGATCTGCGCGGACAGGTGGTCGCCCGGCGCACCTACCCGCACGGCGGCATCGCGCCGGACGCCCTGCCCGGCGCGATCGCCCGTGAACTGCGCGGCTTCCTCGACGCCCACGCGCGGGGACGCCCCCTGCTCGGCGTCGGCGCCGCGGTCGGCGGCTGGGTGGACCCCGCCGAGGGGGTGGTGGTCCGTCACGACGCCCTGGGCTGGCAGCGCCGCCCGCTGGCCGCCGAACTCGCCCGCGGCCTCGGCGGCCGCACCGTACGCCTGGACAACCACGCCCGCTCCATCGCCCAGTCGGAGATCCTCTTCGGCCGGCCCGCCGCCCGCCGGAGCCTGGTCCACCTCTTCGTCGGCAACGTCGTCGACGCGGCCGTCGGCCTCGCCGGGGTCGTGCACCAGGGACCGGGTGCCGCCGCCGGAGACGTGGCCCACCTCCCCGTACCGGATTCCACCGCGCCCTGCCCGTGCGGGCGTTCCGGCTGTCTGGAGGCCACGGCGTCCAACACCGCCCTCGCGGCCACCGCCGTCCGCCGGGGCATCGTGCCCGAGCCCGACACCTCCCTCGTGGTGGACGCGGCCGCGGCCGGGGACCGGCGCGCCGACCGGCTGCTGCGCGAACGCGCCCGTGCGGTCGGACGCGCCGTCGCGCTCCTGCTCGACGTCCTCAACCCCGATCTGGTCGTCGTGACCGAGCAGTCCAGCGTCCTCGAACCCGACTACCTGGAGGAGATCCGCGGGGCCGCCATCGACCTCTCGCATGTCTGCGACGACCCCGAACGCATCGTCAGTCCACATGCCGGACCGGCCACGCTGCCCGTCGCGGCGGGCACGGTACTGCTGAATCCCCTGTTCAGAAGGCCTTTTGAGACCATCGGCGAGCTGCTGTCCGCGAGCGGCGCGAGGTGA